The following nucleotide sequence is from Holophagales bacterium.
GTCGCCGGGCTGCTCTACGTCATCGAGTTCCTGGCCGACAAGATCCCCGCGGTGGACCATGTCTGGGATGCCGTCCACACGTTCGTCAGGCCGCTCGGAGCCGTCCTGATCACGTGGACCGCTGTCTCCGGGGCGAACATGCCGCAGGCTCTGGAGGTCCCGCTCCTCCTCCTCGCGGGCGGCGTGTCCCTCTCGACGCACGCCGGGAAAGCCGGGACACGCCTCGCGAGCGCCGGCACCGGAGCGCACGCGGTGGGCGGTGGCATCGGCCTCAGCCTGCTGGAGGACGTCGCGGCGTTCACGATTGCACCCCTCGCGCTCGCATACCCCGAGGCCACGCTGGTCGTGGTCGTCGTCGGACTGGCGCTCCTGGCTGTCGTCGCGCCCCTCGGCTGGAGGCTGCTCCGGTCCCGCATGGCGGCGATCGTCTACCTCCTGCAGCACAAGGTCGTCGACCGGCAGCTGCCCGGCCTCGACACCTCCCACCTGCCCGAGTCCGTGACCCTCGCCTTTGCCGAGAACGGCGTCCTCACCGGAGAGGAGGGCCTCATCCTCCCCGCGTACGTGAGCTCGCTGCCCGGCATCCCGCGCTGGACTCCCGGCTTCTTGGCGGTGGTCCCGGGCGGCGCCGTTTTCGCCTGCCGCGCCTGGTTCCGCACCCGGCTGGCGCGGGTCTCCTGGGCCGACGGGAGGCCGGTGCTCGCCCCGCGCCTCACCGGCTATGTGCTTCACGCCAGAACCCCGAAGGGACGTGCGACCTTCACCTTCTTCCCGCTGACTGCGCCCATGGGAAGGGCCCTGGAACGGACGGTGGCACGAGAGGGCGAGGGGTTCTCCAGGGACGTCCGGAGCCCCGAGGATCTCTCCCGGGCGTTTAGAGCGCGAGGACGGCGGGCACCCTCCGCTTCGCCCGACCTCCCGCCTGCGAGGGTCTCCACGAAGGGACATTCACTCTGGCGCGGGTCTTGCGCTATCCCCGCCGGGTCCATGGGGAGCGGCGAGCCCGGCCGAGTCCTCATGGCGGCGTCTGGTCACGAGAAAGTCACGGACAGGGCTGGAGGTCACATGGAAAACAGGATGTTGCGGCGAATCTGCTTCGTGGTGGCGATCTCGGGGATCCCTGCGCTTTCGATGGCGCAGGGGCAGGTGTCTCCTGCCGAGGTCGGCAACCGGGCCCTGAGCCAGGTCCCGAGCCTGACGATGGCCCAGCTCTCCGACCTCGTGGCCCCCATCGCCCTCTATCCCGACGCCCTGCTCAGCCAGGTCCTCGTCGCGAGCACTTATCCGCTGGAGGTCGTGCAGGCGCAGCAGTGGCTGCGGAGAAACGAGCTCCTGCAGGGTCAGAAGCTGATGGACGCGGCCAGGCAGCAACCCTGGGACGCCAGTGTCCAGGGTCTGGTGGCCTTTCCGGACGCCCTCTCGACGCTGAGCCAGGACGTCCAGTGGACCACGGAACTGGGTAACGCCTTCCTTGCGCAGGAGTCGGACGTCATGGTCGCGGTGCAGCGGTTGCGCACGCAGGCCCAGGCGGCGGGCAGGCTCGCATCCGACGAGCAGCAGACGGTCTCGGCCGTGGCCGAGGAAGGACGGACCGTCATCGAGATCGTGCCGGCCAATCCGGAAGTGATCTACGTGCCGCAGTACGACCCGTACTACGTCTGGGGATCGCCGGCGTGGGGCGGCTATCCGTCGCTCGCGTACGGCTATGGCTACGGCTACGGCCCGGGAATCAACGTCGGATTCTGGTTCGGCGGCTGGTCCTGGGGCCTGGGCTGGGGTTGGGGTCCGAACTGGTACGGGGGATCCGTCTACGTCAACAACGCGTTCTTCCGGCACTGCGGCTACAACTACGGTCGCCACGGCAGCTACTACGGCGGCCACGACGGCGGATACAACGGAGGCCACAACGGAGGCCACAACGGCGGGAAGCAGGCCGGAGGACATGGCGGCCGGGAGAACTGGCAGCACGACGGGGGCCACCGCAAGGGAGTCCCTTACGCGGGCGGTGGGCGCGGCGGTCAGAATCGCGGCGGCTCGCAGACTTCACGGTCGACGATGACGAACTCCGGGACCTCGGGACGGTCGGGAAACCTGGCGGCGTCGCCGTCCGGGAGCCGAACGATGACTTCGGGTTCTCGAAGCGGCGGAACGGACGAGGGTTGGCGATCCGGGAACCGGACGGAAGCGTCGGGACTTCGGCGCGGCGGAACGGATCAGGGTTGGCGCGCCGGGAACCGGACGGAGAATCCGGGCTCTCGCAGTGCCGCTCCCGATCAAGGGTTGCGTGCCGGAAACCGGACGACAGCGTCGGTCCCGCGCACCAGTGGGGCGGATCGAGGGTGGAGCTCGACGGGAGAACAGCGGCGCAGCCCGCAGGGCCTGTCCCAGGGCCAGCGCTCGGCGGCAAGATATTCGGCACCCGCGCCCCGCAGCTCGGCCTCATCTCCGCGCTACACGGCGTCGTCGCCCCGCAGCTCGGCCTCGTCGCCGCGTTACCCGGAGTCCTCGCCCCGGTACTCGGCTTCGTCACCGAGCCATTCGGCTCCCTCCCGGAGCTACTCGGCTGCGCCGCGTTCGTCTTCGTCCTCGGCTCCGTCGCGCGGTTTCCAGACGGCGCCGCGTATGTCCACGTCCAGCGGCTCGGGGCGAAGCTCCGGAGGCGGGATGTCGCAGAGGTCCGGCGGTAGCGGTAGCTCGCGCGGATCGTCCGGTGGCCGCAGCTCGGGTGGAAGCTCGTCCGGTGGAGGCCGCCGCCACTGACCTGTTCCCGCGGCCTGGCCGCCGCGGGGCGAATCGATCGGGGAGCCTCGGGAGCGCTCGGGGGCGGGGCGATTCGTCGCCCCGCCCTTCTGCGGGTTCTCTCAGGCGCCCCGCGAAGGGTCGCCCTGGTCGCTACCAGTCCTTGACCTTCAGACTCCGGTAGCAGCGGTACCCGGGACCACGCACGTCCCGGCAGAAGCCACGGTAGGGGTAGGCCAGGTCCGGATCCCCACGGCCGAGAGCGGTGTTGACGAGGGTCCGGCGGCGGCCCCAATCCCCCTGGATGAACATGAGGCACGACCGGGCCACGTCTTCCTGCCCCCTGGGCGGGGACTCGTGGTCGGTCGTGCCGACGACGTGCCCTACTTCGTGCAGGAAGACCGCCGTCTGTAGCTTGCCGGCAACCCGCTTCCGCAGGTCGGGGTTCGCGAGGAGGGACCAGGCTCGATCTGCGTCCTCCAAGGGAATGCTCGCCGCCGGGCCTTCGTTCCTCAGCTCCCGCCCTTCGGCCGAGTCGGGCTGGAGGATGGCCCTGTCGAGCCACCGGTAGTCCTCCTCGATGCGGAGCTGGAACCGTGACGGATCCACGTAGACCGCCTCCGCGTTCCGGATGCACCAGGGCAGTCCGTCGAGCGAGAGGACGGCACAGGCCGGATTGGGGCCGCATTCCCCGGGAACAGGTCCGACCTTGATCATCAGGGCGTAGAAGGGGTGCGTTCCCCGGTCATCGGCGTTGAAGTTCACGAGGGGGCTTTCCCCCGGTCCGGGATTCCCGGCGGGATCGACGAGAGAGTCGTTCAGGCGGTAGGCGCGGATCGCCGTGATCGCTTCCCACTTCGCCATCGGAAAGGCGTTGCCCGAATCGAGGAGGAACATCTCTTTCGTGCCGGGCTCGAGACGCCGGAACGTGTGTCCGCTCTTGCCCTCGGGGAACGCGAGCCCCCGGTACTCGTTGAAGAGGGTGATTCCGTCACCCTTGAAGTCCTGGCCCGAGACCTCGTCGCCGTCCCATTCCCCGGGCCGGTTCTCCTTCAGGATCCCCTTCTCCTCCTCCCAGGCGTCCGCCACGTGGTTGTCGTTGTCGTCCTTCGGCACGAGGAGCTCCTGGCGCGCTGTCTCGGGCTCCTCGGCCGTCAGCCGCAGCTCCTTGCAGACGGCCTGGACGCCTCCCCAGGCGCCGCCGTCCTCCGAGGCGACCATCACGACGGCCTCGCTGACCTTCTCCGTCGTGAAGGCGTGCTGCCCGTCCGGGTCGACCTGGATGCCCTCGGGCTGCTCCGCGGCGAAGCGCAGGTCCGGTTTCTCCGAGGGGCTCCGGGGGAAGTTCCCGCACTCGCCCCGCTGCCGGCTCACGTTGCGAAGGGTGAAGTCGATGCGGCCGGAGGGCTTCGAATCGTCGGGCTTCGCGGCGTGCAGCTCCGCCTTCACGCCGACCGTCTCGCTCCCGGACGTGCGATCGAAGAGGGGAGAGGGGACCCACTTCTCGTACGCGGCCCGATCGAGAGGAACGATGGTCATCCTCTTCCTGCGCCTCGGCTCGTCGGGAGGAGGCGGACCGAGGGTGACGGTGTAGTCGACGGTGAACGTCCCGCTCGTGAAACCGTCGCCCAGTCCCCGGAGGTCGGCGCTGCCGTGACCCGAGACCTGCCGGGGGTTTCCCTGCGCCGGGAGGGTGAAGTCGAGCTGGCGGCGCATGGGTGTGACGACGGTGGGACTGCCGGAGTGGAGCGCCTCGTCGCGTCCATTCTTCGCGAGCCCGAAGGCGCGCATCGCCACCTGGTCCCAGGGTTCCTCCGCCTTGACCGTGGCTCTTGCACCGAAGGCGAAATCCTCGACGTTCACGCTGCCGTGGAGGCCGTCCCTGCTCAGGGTCAAGCTGCCGCGCGCGCTCGTCGGCTGGGTGCCGGGCCCGTAGGTCCACGTGACCGTGGGGAGGTCGCCCCCCCAGACTTGTGTGCCGCCGCCTTCCACCGTGACGTGGTTCCGCCAGGAGACGAGGTCCAGGTCGACGCGGTCGGACGAGCCTGTAATGCGGAACACGGCGGTTTCGGTGAAGGTGACCAGGATCGAGTCCTGCTCGGAGCTCCCCCCATCGGAGTGCTTCGACCGGGCCGCGGACGTCGCCCTTACCGAGAGCGTGACGAGGTCCTTACCGGCTGGCGCCCGAGAGGAACCCCCGGCCTGGTTCGGCGTGGAATCCGCCGGCGCCACGAGGGGCCAGGCCACGAAGAGAACCGCAAGGCCGCCGAGCCGCGAAGCACGCCTGTGGGCCATCAGCTTCCTCCTGGCATCTCGAGGCCAACGAAGCACTTTGGACCGAGAGTATCTACCCGCGCACGAAGTAGACGATCGAGATGGCGACGCCGACCGTGACGACGACCCAGCGGAGGGTGGAGGGCCTTACGCGCCCCGCGAGCTTTCCGCCGAGCGTTCCACCGAGGAGGGCGCCGGCGGCCATCACGACCGCCATGGGCCAGACGACCTGGCCCGAAAAGAGGAAGAAGACGGCCGCCGCCACGTTGACCGCGAACGCGACCGCCTGCTTCAGCGCGTTCAGGCGCGTGAGGGAGTCGTGCACGGTGAGGCCCAGCGACGACAGGACGATGACGCTCAGGCCCGCGCCGAAGTAGCCGCCGTAGACGGAGGCCAGCCCCACGGGGAGCCACGTCCACTTCTCGAGGCCCGCGTGGGAGTGGTCGTCGCCCATCCGGCGCAGCAGCCAGGCGCGGACCGGGTCCTGGATCGCGAGGAGGCCCGAGGCAAGGAGGATGAGCCACGGGACGAGGCTCCGGAAGAGCTTCTCGCCGGTGTGCAGGAGGAGGATCCCGCCCAGGACGCCGCCGACGATGCTGGCCGGGAGGATGAGCCAGAGCCGACGCTTCTGCCCTCGCAGGTCGTTCCTCTGGGCGATCGTCCCGCCGAGGTAGCCCGGGCAGAGCGCGACCGTGTTCGTCACGTTCGCGCCGACGGCCGGCACGCCCAGCGCGATCAGCATCGGGAAGGTGATCAACGTGCCGCCGCCCGCCAGGGCGTTGACGGCCCCGGCGCCGACGGCGGCCACCGCGGCGAGGGCGAGCTGCAGCGTCGTGAACATCGTGGATCCGCGAGGATAGGGAGCCTGGTGAGGACTGGCAAACGTCGTCGTCGTCGGCCTCGCCCTGAAATCCGGAGGGCCCCGGACGCCTGAGGGCGGCCGGGGCCGGGAAACGGGAGGGCGGGGAGGTTCAGGCGATCGGGGTCTGGGCGGGGGCGTTGACGAACTCGCGGGAGAAGGTGTCCCAGGAGGCGTCGTCGAGGCTGGCGGCCGAGCCCTTGCCGGGGAGTCCGCCGTCGGCCATGACGGGGACGTGGGCCATGGTGCGGGAGGGGACCATGAAGTCGGCGAGGCGGTGGAGCTCTTCGCGCAGGAAGTGGGTGGCGGCGGCGCCGATGCGCAGGGGGGCGATGGCGGCGTGGTGGTCGCGGGTCCAGATGGAGGCGACCCAGCCGGAGCCGTAGGGGTCGCGGACGACGGCGGAGGGGTCGCGCATGGCCTTGTCGTTGGCCGACATGACGGTGCCGGAGGCGGGGGAGGGGATGACGAGCTTGCGGCCCTTGACGGTGAGGGTGAAGAGGGGGCTGCCGCGCTCGATGGTGGTTCCCTGGGCGGGGACGTCGACCTTGTCGATCTGGCCGACGGCCTCGGCGAGGAAGTCGTCGATGCCGACGCGCAGGCGGCCGTCGGAGGTGATGCGCAGCCAGGTGTGGGCGGCGTCGAGGAAGACACCCTGGGGAGGCTGGGGCACCTTCATCGCCACGATCGGCTGGAGCGCTTCGACGCTGGCGGTCCGGCGCTGGCGCGCGAGGACGAAGCTGTCGACGGCGAGCGCGAGGACGATGGTGAGGATGACGAGCAGTGCGACCATGTTGTGCCTCCTGCGGGGTGCGTCCGATGTCTCTCGGCCCCGTTTCACCACGAGATATCGCAAGGTCGCTGCCAGTTGCTGTGCGATGCCGATAAAGCTACGAGGGTCAGTCGTTTACGTCTGTACGCCCTCCGTCCTGCAGCTTGGCCGGTGGTGAACTCCTCAACGCCCGGCATACGTGGGGAAACGCACCCAAGCTTCTCCTTCCCAGCAACTTGCGCGTAGAACGGGACCGGCTGCAGGGGGTGTCGGCGCTGCTGAGATTCGCAACGTCTCGCGGTTCCCGGCACGCTAAGCTCCGCCGGGCGAGCTCGCGGCAGGGCAAGACCGCGAGAGGAGAGCAGGATGGAAGACACGCTGGCGTTCGTCATGGCAGGTGGACAGGGGGAGCGTCTGAAGCCGCTCACCGACGTGCGGGCGAAACCGGCGGTTCCCTTCGGGGGCATCTTCCGGATCATCGACTTCACCCTGTCCAACTGCGTCAACTCGGGCCTCCGGCGGATCTTCGTCCTCACGCAGTACAAGTCGTATTCCCTCTCCAACCACCTCAAGACGGGCTGGAACATGTTCAGCTCGCGCCTCGACCAGTTCATCGACGAGGTGCCGGCCCAGCAGCAGCGCGGAAGCAGCTGGTACCAGGGAACGGCCGACGCCATCCGGCAGAACGCGAACTTCCTCGAGAACAAGCGCCCGCGGCTGGCGCTCATCCTCTCGGGCGATCACGTCTACAAGATGGACTACCGGCTCCTCAGGGCCCTCCACGACGAGAAGCACGCCGGTCTCACGGTCGCCTGCGTCCGGCTCCCGGCGGAAGAGGCTGCGGGGAACTTCGGCGTGATGGAGGTGGACGGGGAGGGGCGGATCGTCGGGTTCGAGGAGAAGCCGGCGGAGCCGAAGACGATACCCGGCACGTCCGACTGCCTCGCCTCTATGGGGATCTACCTCTTCGAGGCGGACTGCCTCCGGGAGGCCCTCGACAACGACACCCTCGATTTCGGCAAGGACGTCATTCCCATGCTCATCCGGCAGGGGACCCCGGTCTTCGCGTACGACTTCACGCGGCGCAACGCGATCCCCGAGTGGGAGTTCGTCAAGGCCGACGGCCTGCGCCGCAAGGAGCTCGTACCGAGGTCCAGCGACTCCGACTACTGGCGCGACGTCGGGACGCTCGAGCAGTACTGGCTCGCCAACCTCGACCTCGTTCAGCCGCACCCGAGGTTCAACGTCTACGGCGAGCACTTCCCTCTCTTCTCGGCTCCCGGGCATTTCCCGCCCGCGAAGTTCGTCCACGAGATGCCCGACCGGACGGGGGTGGCGGTCAACTCGATCGTCGCCGACGGCGTCATCGTGAGCGGTGCCACGGTGCGCGAATCGGTGCTCGGCAGCGGGGTGTACGTCCACAGCTGGGCGATGATCGAGAAATCGGTCCTCCTCGGCGGGTCCATCCGCGGCGGCATCCTCACCGAGACGAGCATTGGCCGGCACTGCCGGGTCCGCAACGCCATCATCGACAAGAACGTCCACCTCTCGGAGAACACGTCGATCGGCTACGACCGCGCCGCGGACGAAGGGCGCGGGCTGAAGACGGTTTCGATGACGGGGAGCAGCGACTACATCGTCGTCGTGCCGAAGGACTACTCCCTGTAGCGCTCTTTCGAAGCCATGTCTCGATCTGAACGACGGGCGCGCCTGTGAGCCTCAGGCCGGGAACCCGCCTCGGGCCGTACCTTGTTCTCGCCCCGCTCGGCGTCGGGGGAATGGGCGAGGTCTGGAGGGCGCGCGACACGCGGCTCGACCGCGAAGTCGCAGTGAAGGTCCTCTCTCCGGGCGTTGCGGACGTGCCCGACCGGATCTCCCGCTTCGCTCGCGAGGCCCGGGTCCTCGCGCAGCTCCGGCACCCTGCCATCGCCGCCCTCCATTCCTTCGAGGAAGTCGACGGACGCCCTCTCCTCGTGATGGAGCTGGCCGAGGGAGAGACGCTGGCGGAGAGGATCGCCGCCGGCCCGCTGCCGCTCGGAGAGGCTCTCTCCATCGCGCGCCAGATCGGCGAGGCGCTGGAGGAGGCCCACGAGAAGGGGATCGTCCACCGGGACCTCAAGCCCGCCAACGTGAAGGTCTCGACCGACGGGAAGGTCAAGCTGCTCGACTTCGGCCTCGCCAAGGCGTGGGCGCCGGAGCCTTCCTCATCGGGGAGCTCGGACGAGGCCGCCGGCCTCGAGACGATGACCACGGACCAGACGACGCCGGGGGCGGTCGTCGGCACGGTGTCGTACATGGCTCCGGAGCAGGCCAGGGGCCGTCCCGTGGACAAGAGGGCGGACATCTGGGCCTTCGGCGTCGTCCTGTTCGAGATGATCACGGGTCAGCGTCTCTTCGCGAGGGAGACGCCCTCGGACGTCGTCGTCGCCGTCCTGACGCACGAACCGGACTGGGCCCTGCTTCCCGCAGGGACTCCCGACGGGGTTCGACGCCTCCTTCGCCGCTGCCTCACGCGAGACACGCGGAATCGCCTGCACGACATCGCCGACGCCCGGCTCGAGCTCGGCGACTCCGAGTTCTCGGGGCAGGCCGCCGCTGCCCCCGCCCCGGCAGCGTCCGTCGAGGTGCGTTCCCCCCACGCGACGGGGCGGGCACGAGCCGGCCGGGCGGCCCTCGTCGCGGCGCTCGTGGTGGCGGCCGCGGCCGCATCGGCCTTTCTCGCGGCGCGTCGGGCGAGGACCGAGCCGCCGGTCTTCCGGAACCTGACCTGGTCGCACGGAGACGTTTTCTCGGCACGCCTGACCCCCGACGGGGAGAACGTCGTCTACAGCGCTGCCTTCGACGGACGGCCTCTCGCTCTCTACTCGGCGCGGCTGGACGCCATCGAGTCCCGCCCGCTCGACCTGCCCGCGGGCGACGTCGTCGGGATCTCGAGGAGCGCGGAGATGGCTCTCCTCACCGCGCCGCGAAACGTCGGGAGCTGGAAGCGGGTCGGCACGCTCACGCGAGCCTCGCTCTCGGGCGGATCGCCGAAGCCCGTCCTGGAGGACGTCTTCGCCGCCGACATCTCTCCGGACGGGAGCGCCTTCGCCGTCGTGAGGGCCGCCGCGCCCGGGCAGCAGCTGGAGTACCCGGTCGGCCGCGTCGTCCACAGGAGCCGGGGCTGGATCTCGCATCCGCGCATTTCCCCGGACGGGCAGCGGGTCGCCTTCATCGACCACGACGTCGACGGCGACGACCTCGGTTCGGTGTCGATCCTGGAACGCGACGGGCGCGTCGAACGGTTGTCGCCGCAGCTCGACTACTCGCAGGGCCTCGCCTGGTCCCCTTCGAGCGAAGAGGTCTGGGCCACGAGCTACCGCGTCGAGGAGGGAGCGCTCCTGCAGGCCTTTTCCCCCAGGCGCCCGACGAGGGTCCTCCTGCGGGTGCCCTCGACGGTCCGGATCCTCGACGCCGCTGGGGACGGCCGCGTCCTGATGACCTACGACGACACCCACGTCGAGCTGGAGGGGCGGCTCGCGGGCGACCCCGCGATGCGGCCGTACTCCTGGTGGCGGGCGAGCTTCGTCACCGGGATCGCCCACGACGGCGCTCTCTTCTCCGGAGACGGTGCGATGAGCCTGGAGAAGGGGGGGAGCGCGGCGTTCTACCGTCGCGCGGGCGGGTCCCCGCCGGTGCGGCTGGGCGCGGGCTTCTCCGCGGGCGTCTCGCCCGACGGACGCTGGGTCTTCCTCACCCCCACGAGCGGCCGCGGGAGCCGGTTGCAGGCGGTGCCGACCGGTCCTGGCGAGCCTCGCGAATTCGAGCTCGGTCCGGTGGAGGCGCTGGTCTCGGGAACGCGCGTCCTGTCGTACTCCGTCGACGGAAAGCTCCT
It contains:
- a CDS encoding DUF3300 domain-containing protein, producing the protein MKTLALLGTTLGLSFTAGLNLYATVLMTGLAVRMGWVRLPPGLEGLSALAHPVVLGVAGLLYVIEFLADKIPAVDHVWDAVHTFVRPLGAVLITWTAVSGANMPQALEVPLLLLAGGVSLSTHAGKAGTRLASAGTGAHAVGGGIGLSLLEDVAAFTIAPLALAYPEATLVVVVVGLALLAVVAPLGWRLLRSRMAAIVYLLQHKVVDRQLPGLDTSHLPESVTLAFAENGVLTGEEGLILPAYVSSLPGIPRWTPGFLAVVPGGAVFACRAWFRTRLARVSWADGRPVLAPRLTGYVLHARTPKGRATFTFFPLTAPMGRALERTVAREGEGFSRDVRSPEDLSRAFRARGRRAPSASPDLPPARVSTKGHSLWRGSCAIPAGSMGSGEPGRVLMAASGHEKVTDRAGGHMENRMLRRICFVVAISGIPALSMAQGQVSPAEVGNRALSQVPSLTMAQLSDLVAPIALYPDALLSQVLVASTYPLEVVQAQQWLRRNELLQGQKLMDAARQQPWDASVQGLVAFPDALSTLSQDVQWTTELGNAFLAQESDVMVAVQRLRTQAQAAGRLASDEQQTVSAVAEEGRTVIEIVPANPEVIYVPQYDPYYVWGSPAWGGYPSLAYGYGYGYGPGINVGFWFGGWSWGLGWGWGPNWYGGSVYVNNAFFRHCGYNYGRHGSYYGGHDGGYNGGHNGGHNGGKQAGGHGGRENWQHDGGHRKGVPYAGGGRGGQNRGGSQTSRSTMTNSGTSGRSGNLAASPSGSRTMTSGSRSGGTDEGWRSGNRTEASGLRRGGTDQGWRAGNRTENPGSRSAAPDQGLRAGNRTTASVPRTSGADRGWSSTGEQRRSPQGLSQGQRSAARYSAPAPRSSASSPRYTASSPRSSASSPRYPESSPRYSASSPSHSAPSRSYSAAPRSSSSSAPSRGFQTAPRMSTSSGSGRSSGGGMSQRSGGSGSSRGSSGGRSSGGSSSGGGRRH
- a CDS encoding sulfite exporter TauE/SafE family protein translates to MFTTLQLALAAVAAVGAGAVNALAGGGTLITFPMLIALGVPAVGANVTNTVALCPGYLGGTIAQRNDLRGQKRRLWLILPASIVGGVLGGILLLHTGEKLFRSLVPWLILLASGLLAIQDPVRAWLLRRMGDDHSHAGLEKWTWLPVGLASVYGGYFGAGLSVIVLSSLGLTVHDSLTRLNALKQAVAFAVNVAAAVFFLFSGQVVWPMAVVMAAGALLGGTLGGKLAGRVRPSTLRWVVVTVGVAISIVYFVRG
- a CDS encoding glycine cleavage system protein H, with the protein product MVALLVILTIVLALAVDSFVLARQRRTASVEALQPIVAMKVPQPPQGVFLDAAHTWLRITSDGRLRVGIDDFLAEAVGQIDKVDVPAQGTTIERGSPLFTLTVKGRKLVIPSPASGTVMSANDKAMRDPSAVVRDPYGSGWVASIWTRDHHAAIAPLRIGAAATHFLREELHRLADFMVPSRTMAHVPVMADGGLPGKGSAASLDDASWDTFSREFVNAPAQTPIA
- the glgC gene encoding glucose-1-phosphate adenylyltransferase, whose protein sequence is MEDTLAFVMAGGQGERLKPLTDVRAKPAVPFGGIFRIIDFTLSNCVNSGLRRIFVLTQYKSYSLSNHLKTGWNMFSSRLDQFIDEVPAQQQRGSSWYQGTADAIRQNANFLENKRPRLALILSGDHVYKMDYRLLRALHDEKHAGLTVACVRLPAEEAAGNFGVMEVDGEGRIVGFEEKPAEPKTIPGTSDCLASMGIYLFEADCLREALDNDTLDFGKDVIPMLIRQGTPVFAYDFTRRNAIPEWEFVKADGLRRKELVPRSSDSDYWRDVGTLEQYWLANLDLVQPHPRFNVYGEHFPLFSAPGHFPPAKFVHEMPDRTGVAVNSIVADGVIVSGATVRESVLGSGVYVHSWAMIEKSVLLGGSIRGGILTETSIGRHCRVRNAIIDKNVHLSENTSIGYDRAADEGRGLKTVSMTGSSDYIVVVPKDYSL
- a CDS encoding protein kinase is translated as MSLRPGTRLGPYLVLAPLGVGGMGEVWRARDTRLDREVAVKVLSPGVADVPDRISRFAREARVLAQLRHPAIAALHSFEEVDGRPLLVMELAEGETLAERIAAGPLPLGEALSIARQIGEALEEAHEKGIVHRDLKPANVKVSTDGKVKLLDFGLAKAWAPEPSSSGSSDEAAGLETMTTDQTTPGAVVGTVSYMAPEQARGRPVDKRADIWAFGVVLFEMITGQRLFARETPSDVVVAVLTHEPDWALLPAGTPDGVRRLLRRCLTRDTRNRLHDIADARLELGDSEFSGQAAAAPAPAASVEVRSPHATGRARAGRAALVAALVVAAAAASAFLAARRARTEPPVFRNLTWSHGDVFSARLTPDGENVVYSAAFDGRPLALYSARLDAIESRPLDLPAGDVVGISRSAEMALLTAPRNVGSWKRVGTLTRASLSGGSPKPVLEDVFAADISPDGSAFAVVRAAAPGQQLEYPVGRVVHRSRGWISHPRISPDGQRVAFIDHDVDGDDLGSVSILERDGRVERLSPQLDYSQGLAWSPSSEEVWATSYRVEEGALLQAFSPRRPTRVLLRVPSTVRILDAAGDGRVLMTYDDTHVELEGRLAGDPAMRPYSWWRASFVTGIAHDGALFSGDGAMSLEKGGSAAFYRRAGGSPPVRLGAGFSAGVSPDGRWVFLTPTSGRGSRLQAVPTGPGEPREFELGPVEALVSGTRVLSYSVDGKLLGFTGTAGGSDLRGFVLDLQVGGVPRAVTPEGVDEVLLSPDGASMAGVARGKGVMLFPIGPQNATPLAGTTKHDLPVAWESTSKALFVWDRGIPLRVFRVDLATGERTLALEVSPRDPTGVLYGHVRFTPDLAYFLFRFRRHTSYLAVVTGVK